One window from the genome of Sesamum indicum cultivar Zhongzhi No. 13 linkage group LG15, S_indicum_v1.0, whole genome shotgun sequence encodes:
- the LOC105177726 gene encoding GDSL esterase/lipase At1g54790 produces MASHACTIRNLTLLLIICLPLSTSIDFNYPAVFNFGDSNSDTGGLVAGLAEALDPPNGQIYFQKPSGRFCDGRLIIDFLMDAMDLPFLNPYLDSIAAPSFRRGCNFAAAGSTILPATASSVSPFSFGIQVAQFFRFKAKVEDILAKTRKYDKYIPAQDYFQKALYMFDIGQNDLAGAFYSKTLDQILASIPTILLEFEHGIESLYDQGARNFWIHNTGPLGCLPQNIAKFGTDSLKLDELGCVSSHNQASRLLNLQLRALCKKLQGQYPDANITHVDIFTIKSNLIANYSRYGFEQPLMACCGYGGPPLNYDSGIACGQTKVLNGSSVTAKGCNDSTEYVNWDGIHYTEAANQYVASQVFTGKYSDPPFADKMPFLLKLKF; encoded by the exons ATGGCTTCACACGCTTGTACCATCCGGAACCTCACCTTACTCTTGATCATCTGCCTCCCCTTATCCACCTCCATTGATTTCAATTATCCTGCAGTTTTCAATTTCGGGGACTCTAATTCCGACACAGGAGGCCTGGTTGCTGGCCTTGCCGAAGCCCTCGACCCACCTAATGGGCAGATATACTTCCAGAAACCATCAGGGAGGTTCTGTGATGGCCGTCTAATCATTGATTTTCTAA TGGATGCAATGGACTTACCGTTTCTGAACCCATATTTGGATTCAATAGCCGCACCAAGTTTTAGACGAGGATGCAACTTCGCAGCTGCAGGTTCTACCATACTTCCAGCCACTGCATCATCTGTTAGCCCATTTTCATTCGGGATTCAAGTGGCTCAGTTCTTCAGATTCAAGGCAAAAGTTGAGGATATTCTGGCTAAAA CAAGGAAGTATGACAAGTACATCCCAGCTCAAGATTATTTTCAGAAGGCGCTTTACATGTTTGACATAGGCCAGAATGATCTTGCTGGTGCCTTTTATTCTAAGACTTTGGATCAAATTCTTGCCTCAATTCCTACAATTCTCTTAGAATTTGAACATGGTATTGAG AGCTTATACGACCAAGGGGCAAGAAATTTTTGGATTCACAATACAGGTCCGCTAGGATGCTTACCTCAAAACATTGCTAAATTTGGAACTGATTCCTTGAAGCTAGACGAGCTTGGATGTGTCAGCTCTCACAATCAAGCTTCTAGACTTCTCAACTTGCAACTGCGTGCACTTTGCAAAAAGTTGCAAGGCCAATATCCAGATGCAAATATCACACACGTTGACATTTTCACAATCAAGTCCAACCTCATAGCTAACTATTCTCGATATG GATTTGAGCAGCCATTGATGGCCTGCTGTGGTTACGGAGGTCCGCCACTGAATTATGACAGTGGGATTGCCTGTGGTCAAACGAAAGTTCTGAATGGAAGTTCAGTCACAGCCAAAGGTTGCAATGACAGCACGGAGTATGTGAATTGGGATGGAATTCATTACACTGAGGCTGCAAATCAGTATGTTGCATCACAGGTTTTCACAGGAAAATATTCTGATCCACCATTTGCAGACAAGATGCCTTTTCTTCTAAAGCTAAAATTCTAA
- the LOC105177727 gene encoding lysM domain receptor-like kinase 4 (The sequence of the model RefSeq protein was modified relative to this genomic sequence to represent the inferred CDS: added 37 bases not found in genome assembly), translating into MSFSRFIIFGISFFLISCFPVIVAQQPYIGRATTVCDSRDNSTSVLGYTCNGLRRSCQAYLTFRAQPPYDSVATISTLLAANSSQLAQLNSVPENALFDTNRMVLVPVTCSCSGEHYQVNASYVVQQGDTYFMIANNTFQGLSTCQTLQAENDTLTRNLYAGTRITVPLRCACPTKNQSDDGVNYLLSYLITWNQFVSGISALFGVDTGRTLAANGLSESSIVYPFTTLLVPLQDPPTSSQVTAPQPPPPPFSTQPPSVPPPSGGSSKTWIYVVVGVVGGLVLASVVGGILFCVFFRKQKQKAETVVVSSQSFESIEKPLKKEADEDSHSQDFLESISSIAQSLKVYTFEELKAATQDFSPSCWIKGSVYRGTINGDFAAIKKMNGDVSKEINLLNKINHFNLIRLSGVSFNEGNWYLVYEYASNGPLSEWIHEKRDQTIMDWNQRLQIALDVASGLNYLHRYTSSPHVHKDLNSSNVLLDQDFRAKIANFGLARSVEGQEGQFALTRHIVGTKGYMAPEYLENGIVSPMLDVYAFGVLMLEILTGKEVSLLYEEVNTELSEVLTPVLYQDNGQENLRNLMDPSLQGKYSPEFALVLFRLIDSCLKKDPSDRPNMDDIFQSLSRIATSTLSGEWAISISEQRTTPR; encoded by the exons ATGAGTTTTTCCAGGTTCATTATTTTTGGgatttccttctttctcatcTCCTGTTTTCCTGTGATTGTTGCGCAGCAGCCTTATATTGGGAGGGCCACAACAGTATGCGACAGCAGAGATAATTCAACTTCTGTTCTGGGCTACACCTGCAATGGCTTAAGACGGAGTTGCCAAGCTTATCTAACTTTCCGGGCTCAACCGCCCTACGACTCTGTCGCCACCATATCCACTCTCTTGGCTGCAAATTCATCACAATTGGCCCAACTCAATTCAGTTCCTGAAAATGCTCTGTTCGATACCAACCGGATGGTTCTTGTTCCTGTAACCTGCTCTTGCTCAGGTGAGCACTATCAGGTTA TATGATCGCGAACAACACTTTCCAGGGTTTGTCAACCTGTCAAACTCTCCAGGCCGAGAACGATACTCTAACGAGGAATTTGTATGCGGGGACAAGAATCACTGTTCCGCTTAGATGTGCTTGTCCAACTAAGAACCAAAGTGATGATGGTGTGAACTATTTGTTGAGTTATTTGATCACCTGGAACCAGTTTGTGTCAGGGATAAGCGCTCTATTTGGGGTTGATACTGGGAGAACCCTCGCTGCTAATGGGTTATCTGAATCATCTATCGTTTATCCTTTCACTACTCTTCTGGTTCCCCTTCAGGATCCGCCGACAAGTTCTCAAGTTACAGCGCCTCAGCCTCCGCCGCCGCCCTTCTCCACGCAGCCGCCTTCTGTCCCTCCTCCAAGTGGTGGCTCAAGCAAAACGTGGATATATGTTGTGGTTGGTGTTGTTGGGGGCCTTGTTCTTGCATCAGTTGTTGGGGGCATACTTTTCTGTGTATTCTTTCGTAAGCAGAAGCAGAAAGCTGAGACTGTTGTGGTTTCATCACAGAGCTTTGAATCTATCGAGAAGCCACTCAAGAAAGAGGCAGATGAAGATTCACATTCACAGGACTTTCTGGAAAGTATTTCCAGCATAGCACAGTCTCTTAAAGTTTACACTTTCGAAGAACTTAAAGCCGCAACACAAGATTTCAGCCCCAGTTGCTGGATCAAGGGATCTGTTTATCGAGGAACCATCAATGGGGATTTTGCCGccatcaagaaaatgaatggaGATGTTTCAAAAGAAATCAACCTGTTGAACAAGATTAACCATTTCAATCTCATCCGACTATCCGGTGTTTCTTTCAATGAGGGCAACTGGTATCTTGTTTACGAGTACGCTTCCAACGGACCACTCAGTGAATGGATTCATGAAAAGAGAGATCAAACGATTATGGATTGGAACCAGAGACTACAAATTGCTTTGGATGTAGCATCAGGGCTAAATTATCTCCATCGGTACACTTCCTCGCCCCACGTCCACAAGGATTTGAACAGCAGTAACGTCCTTCTTGATCAAGATTTCAGAGCCAAAATTGCAAACTTTGGCCTGGCAAGATCAGTAGAAGGGCAGGAAGGTCAGTTTGCCTTGACAAGGCACATTGTTGGTACTAAAGGTTACATGGCTCCTGAGTATTTGGAGAATGGAATAGTCTCTCCGATGCTTGATGTCTATGCATTTGGAGTTCTCATGCTTGAAATTCTCACAGGAAAAGAAGTCTCCCTTTTGTATGAAGAGGTAAATACAGAATTATCAGAGGTCTTAACTCCAGTGCTTTACCAAGATAACGGACAGGAAAATCTAAGAAACCTAATGGATCCTTCTTTGCAAGGAAAATATTCTCCAGAATTTGCCCTTGTACTGTTCAGATTGATTGATAGTTGCCTCAAGAAAGATCCATCAGATCGACCAAACATGGATGACATCTTTCAGTCTTTGTCAAGAATTGCAACTTCCACGTTGTCTGGTGAATGGGCAATTAGCATCTCAGAGCAACGGACTACGCCTAGATAA
- the LOC105177728 gene encoding DEAD-box ATP-dependent RNA helicase 10, which produces MAQETEEKSFRDLGVNEQLAEACDNLGWKNPTKIQVEAIPMALEGKDIIGLAQTGSGKTGAFAIPILQSLLETPQAFFACVLSPTRELAIQIAEQFEALGSGIGVKCAVLVGGVDQVQQSIALGKRPHIVVATPGRLIDHLSNTKGFSLRTLKYLVLDEADRLLNEDFEKAIDELLNVIPRDRRTYLFSATMTKKVKKLQRACLKNPVKIEAASKYSTVDTLKQQYRFVPAKYKECYLVYILTEMSGSTSMVFTRTCDATTLLAYILRNLGFRAIPINGHMTQSKRLGALNKFKAGECNILICTDVASRGLDIPSVDMVINYDIPTNSKDYIHRVGRTARAGRSGVAISIVNQYELEWYLQIEKLIGKKLPEYPAEEEEVLLLLERVTEAKRISQMKIKETGGKKRRRGGDDDGEEDISKYLHLNKGKSSKVKRR; this is translated from the exons ATGGCACAAGAGACAGAAGAGAAGTCATTCAGAGACTTGGGAGTAAACGAACAATTGGCAGAGGCTTGCGACAATCTCGGCTGGAAAAATCCTACAAAAATACAGGTGGAAGCCATACCTATGGCTCTGGAGGGGAAAGATATAATCGGACTCGCCCAAACAGGGTCGGGCAAAACCGGCGCCTTTGCAATTCCGATTCTGCAATCGCTCCTCGAAACTCCGCAGGCGTTTTTCGCCTGCGTGCTGTCGCCCACCCGTGAACTCGCCATTCAAATTGCCGAGCAGTTCGAAGCCTTGGGGTCCGGCATTGGTGTCAAGTGCGCAGTG CTTGTGGGAGGGGTGGACCAAGTGCAGCAGAGTATTGCCCTAGGAAAGCGGCCGCACATTGTT GTGGCTACACCTGGTCGTCTTATCGATCATCTTTCTAATACCAAAGGGTTCTCTTTACGTACGTTGAAATACTTG GTGCTAGATGAAGCAGACAGGTTGCTCAACGAGGATTTTGAGAAAGCAATTGATGAACTATTGAATGTTATTCCTCGCGACAGGagaacatatttattttctgcaaCCATGACTAAAAAG GTGAAAAAGCTGCAAAGAGCTTGTCTGAAAAATCCTGTGAAG ATTGAAGCTGCTTCCAAATATTCCACTGTTGATACGCTGAAGCAACAGTATCGCTTTGTTCCTGCAAAGTACAAG GAGTGTTATCTTGTGTATATTTTGACTGAGATGTCAGGAAGTACATCTATGGTTTTCACTCGAACATGTGATGCAACTACCCTTTTGGCTTACATTCTCCGGAACCTTGGTTTTAGAGCCATTCCAATTAATGGTCATATGACCCAG TCGAAACGGCTTGGAGCATTGAATAAATTCAAGGCTGGAGAGTGCAACATTCTTATCTGCACTGACGTTGCCAGTAGAGGGCTTGATATTCCATCAGTAGATATggttattaattatgatattcccACCAACTCAAAG GATTATATACATCGGGTAGGAAGAACTGCTCGGGCTGGACGGTCTGGAGTTGCAATTTCGATTGTGAATCAGTATGAGTTGGAGTGGTACTTACAAATAGAGAAGCTTATAG GTAAAAAGTTGCCTGAGTACCCTGCAGAGGAGGAAGAGGTTTTGTTACTATTGGAACGTGTGACTGAAGCCAAAAGAATATCTCAAATG AAAATTAAGGAAACTGGAGGAAAGAAGAGGAGAAGGGGGGGTGATGACGACGGTGAAGAAGATATCAGCAAATATCTGCACCTGAATAAAGGGAAATCATCGAAGGTGAAAAGAAGATGA
- the LOC105177731 gene encoding probable vacuolar amino acid transporter YPQ1, translating to MKPVLQNSLSYCVKEQKPCIGWADKYFKDCLCNVKDELSFGFGLVSLVCWGVAEIPQIITNFRTKSGHGISLLFLLTWIAGDIFNLVGCLLEPATLPTQFYTAVLYTTTTVVLVLQSIYYDYVRKWRNGEEKESDQEVEDLKKPLKTPQPIDSAIPIPNGTRRATSRREAYYYTSARSMAGSTTPPIQSYLWPVKSGPSAVGIDNNSSSDDEDNPTPSRQSVSKPKPIPRSAGYGAFLATSINMPRETKALMQAYVGLTGRKLLQEHGSESVYGQWLGWMMAAIYMGGRLPQIWLNIRRGNVEGLNPLMFIFALAANATYVASILVRSTAWDKIKANMPWLLDAMGCVLLDLFIILQYVYYRYFHKGSRGSRQEYDADYIKQRNETTYLS from the exons ATGAAGCCTGTTCTGCAGAATTCGCTGTCTTATTGCGTAAAGGAGCAAAAGCCATGCATCGGTTGGGCGGACAAGTACTTCAAAGACTGTCTTTGCAATGTGAAGGATGAATTGTCTTTCGGTTTTGGGTTGGTAAGTCTTGTGTGTTGGGGAGTTGCTGAAATCCCACAAATCATTACCAACTTCAGAACAAAGTCCGGCCATGGCATTTCCCTTTTGTTCCTTCTCACTTGGATTGCCGG TGACATATTCAACTTAGTGGGCTGTCTTCTTGAACCTGCGACG TTGCCAACTCAGTTCTACACGGCAGTG CTCTACACGACCACCACAGTGGTACTAGTTCTACAGAGCATATACTATGATTACGTCCGCAAATGGCGGAATGGCGAGGAGAAAGAATCAGACCAAGAG GTTGAAGATCTGAAGAAACCTCTGAAGACACCACAACCAATTGATTCTGCCATCCCCATACCCAATGGCACTCGAAGAGCAACATCCAGGAGGGAAGCCTATTATTACAC CTCAGCAAGATCAATGGCTGGGAGCACGACTCCCCCTATTCAGTCTTATCTTTGGCCCGTAAAGAGTGGTCCTTCAGCCGTTGGAATCGACAACAACTCGTCATCTGATGATGAGGACAATCCAACTCCATCCAGGCAAAGTGTTAGCAAACCTAAACCAATCCCCCGATCA GCAGGATACGGAGCATTTTTGGCAACATCGATCAACATGCCTCGAGAAACAAAAGCTTTGATGCAAGCATATGTCGGATTGACTGGAAGGAAACTGCTGCAA GAACATGGATCAGAAAGTGTGTATGGCCAGTGGTTAGGGTGGATGATGGCTGCTATATACATGGGTGGAAGACTACCTCAGATATGGTTAAAT ATCAGAAGAGGAAATGTAGAG GGATTGAATCCTCTCATGTTCATCTTTGCACTTGCTGCCAATGCTACTTACGTCGCCAG CATTCTTGTAAGATCAACTGCatgggataaaattaaagccAACATGCCATGGCTGCTCGATGCTATGGGCTGTGTACTGCTGGACTTATTC ATAATATTGCAGTATGTGTATTACAGGTACTTTCACAAGGGAAGTCGCGGCAGCAGACAAGAATATGATGCGGACTACATTAAGCAAAGAAATGAAACTACGTATTTGTCGTAA
- the LOC105177732 gene encoding probable galacturonosyltransferase-like 1 — translation MPSSFALSTIFITIIISIAVTNATPLHFREAPKFYNSANCPSITSPSSPADGTTNSTFCFNSNAINVAMTLDAAYLRGSMAAILSVLQHSSCPENIIFHFVASSSANSSDLHRTISTSFPYLQFKIYPFDDSAAAGLISTSIRAALDCPLNYARNYLADLIPSCIRKIVYLDSDLVLVDDIAKLAATPLTNDAVLAAPEYCNANFTSYFTPTFWSNPSLSLTFADRKACYFNTGVMVIDLERWRAGDYTTKIVEWMELQKRMRIYELGSLPPFLLVFAGNIAPVDHRWNQHGLGGDNFRGLCRDLHPGPVSLLHWSGKGKPWARLDANRPCPLDALWAPYDLLRTPYILDS, via the coding sequence ATGCCATCAAGTTTTGCACTTTCAACAATCttcatcaccatcatcatctccaTTGCAGTAACAAATGCCACTCCCCTCCATTTCAGGGAAGCCCCAAAGTTCTATAACTCCGCCAACTGCCCTTCTATTACTTCTCCATCTTCCCCCGCCGACGGTACCACCAACTCAACCTTTTGCTTTAATAGCAATGCCATAAACGTGGCAATGACCCTCGACGCCGCCTACCTCCGCGGCTCAATGGCTGCCATTCTCTCCGTCCTCCAGCATTCCTCCTGCCCCGAGAACATAATCTTTCACTTTGTCGCTTCCTCCTCTGCCAACTCCTCCGACCTTCACCGCACCATTTCAACCTCATTCCCTTATCTTCAGTTCAAGATATATCCTTTCGACGACTCAGCCGCCGCAGGCCTCATCTCAACCTCCATCAGGGCAGCCCTCGACTGCCCGCTCAACTACGCGCGCAACTACCTCGCCGATCTCATCCCATCATGCATTCGAAAGATCGTTTACCTCGACTCAGACCTCGTACTCGTCGACGACATCGCGAAGCTCGCCGCAACCCCTCTGACCAACGACGCCGTATTAGCTGCGCCGGAATATTGCAACGCCAACTTCACCTCCTACTTCACGCCGACGTTCTGGTCGAACCCTTCTCTTTCCTTGACTTTCGCGGACAGGAAAGCTTGTTACTTCAACACGGGAGTTATGGTGATTGACCTTGAGAGATGGAGGGCTGGAGATTATACAACAAAGATTGTGGAATGGATGGAGCTTCAGAAGAGGATGAGGATTTACGAGCTGGGTTCTTTGCCGCCTTTCTTACTCGTCTTCGCCGGTAATATAGCTCCGGTGGATCACCGGTGGAATCAGCACGGCCTAGGGGGGGATAACTTCCGGGGGCTTTGCCGTGATTTGCACCCGGGTCCAGTGAGCCTATTACATTGGAGTGGAAAGGGTAAGCCGTGGGCCCGGCTCGACGCGAACCGGCCTTGCCCGCTGGATGCTTTGTGGGCACCTTATGATTTGTTAAGAACGCCATACATTCTTGACTCTTGA
- the LOC105177733 gene encoding E3 ubiquitin-protein ligase RNF5-like, which yields MAEAHDPTTSAPESSSSSGADGNEAGDFECNICFDLARDPVITLCGHLYCWPCLYRWLRGHSQAHECPVCKALIQEEKVIPLYGRGKAPTDPRSKPVPGVEIPNRPAGQRPETAPLPDGNNLSDLFLGLMGGFAPIASATFNNFGMSAGFGGIFSPFFSVQFHGFSSASGYGGSSGYHYGNTGTFHENEGRFNTETSQAARADDENLKKILLVILLFVLFAFLTM from the coding sequence ATGGCAGAGGCTCATGACCCAACTACAAGCGCACCTGAAAGCTCATCTTCCTCTGGTGCCGATGGCAATGAAGCTGGTGATTTTGAATGTAACATTTGCTTTGATTTAGCACGGGATCCAGTAATCACTCTCTGTGGGCATCTCTATTGCTGGCCATGCCTTTATAGATGGCTACGAGGTCACTCGCAAGCCCATGAATGCCCAGTTTGTAAGGCGCTAATACAGGAGGAAAAGGTGATTCCTCTATATGGCAGAGGGAAGGCGCCAACCGACCCAAGATCAAAACCTGTTCCGGGCGTTGAAATCCCCAACCGACCTGCGGGCCAGAGACCTGAGACAGCTCCACTTCCAGATGGCAATAACTTGTCTGATCTTTTCTTAGGACTCATGGGAGGGTTCGCACCAATTGCATCTGCTACTTTTAATAACTTTGGAATGTCTGCTGGTTTTGGCGGGATATTCTCTCCTTTTTTCAGTGTCCAGTTTCACGGTTTTTCCAGTGCAAGTGGCTATGGTGGGTCATCAGGATATCATTATGGAAATACTGGTACATTTCATGAGAATGAAGGCAGATTTAATACAGAGACCAGTCAAGCTGCTCGGGCAGATGATGAGAATTTGAAGAAGATTCTTTTGGTCATCCttctttttgtactttttgcTTTTCTAACAATGTAG